In one window of Legionella fallonii LLAP-10 DNA:
- the fliN gene encoding flagellar motor switch protein FliN, which translates to MTQSKESALDPTKPQANALAQDADSEKMELILDIPVSVTVEIGRTKMTIRNLLQLNQGGIVALDRLTGDPLDVLVNGTLVAHGEVVVVNDKFGVRLTDIVSKAERIKRLRS; encoded by the coding sequence ATGACTCAATCAAAAGAATCGGCGCTTGATCCGACCAAACCTCAAGCCAATGCTTTAGCACAAGATGCTGATTCCGAGAAAATGGAATTGATATTGGACATACCAGTATCGGTAACAGTAGAAATTGGTCGCACTAAAATGACGATTCGTAATTTATTACAGCTCAATCAGGGCGGTATCGTTGCACTCGATCGCCTGACCGGAGATCCACTTGATGTTTTAGTTAATGGTACTTTAGTGGCTCATGGTGAGGTCGTTGTAGTTAACGATAAATTTGGCGTGAGATTAACGGATATAGTGAGTAAAGCTGAGAGGATTAAGCGACTCAGATCATGA
- the fliO gene encoding flagellar biosynthetic protein FliO: protein MSRWALALPTDGANLISRNELLRLITGLLMVLLVIVCLSWIVKRLNVVKLSTSKGFQSIASMTLGAKEKIILLKVGERYLLVGVGASTVNTLHDFGEQLPAGFDAENKTTFAELLKSAVGKK from the coding sequence ATGAGTCGATGGGCTTTGGCATTGCCTACGGATGGAGCCAATCTGATTAGCCGTAATGAGTTGTTGCGACTTATTACCGGTTTACTGATGGTTCTATTGGTCATTGTTTGTTTGTCTTGGATAGTAAAACGCTTAAATGTCGTTAAATTAAGTACCTCCAAAGGCTTTCAATCCATAGCAAGTATGACTTTAGGCGCTAAAGAAAAAATAATCCTATTAAAAGTAGGTGAGCGTTATTTATTGGTTGGGGTTGGAGCAAGTACCGTAAATACCCTGCATGATTTCGGCGAGCAATTGCCCGCAGGATTTGACGCAGAAAATAAAACTACCTTTGCTGAGCTTCTCAAATCTGCAGTAGGAAAAAAATAA
- the fliP gene encoding flagellar type III secretion system pore protein FliP (The bacterial flagellar biogenesis protein FliP forms a type III secretion system (T3SS)-type pore required for flagellar assembly.), translating into MDFKNIKLLSKIASILLLILLPLTVQADPLSLPAVTVQPGANGTQSYSVNLQILIFMTALSVLPGLLMAVTAFTRIIIVLSILRQAIGMAQTPTNQILIGIALFMTYFVMSPVFNKINDTAIQPYMADKMSFPQALSNAQIPLRQFMLNQTRKNDLSLFKQFAKDNSAALAEVPMSVLIPAFITSELKTAFQIGFILFLPFLVIDLVVSSVLMAMGMMMLSPLIISLPFKIMLFVMVDGWTLVLGSLASSFAMA; encoded by the coding sequence ATGGACTTTAAGAACATAAAACTGCTCTCCAAAATCGCGTCTATCCTCTTGCTTATTTTATTGCCTTTAACTGTTCAGGCTGATCCTTTGTCATTACCTGCTGTGACGGTACAACCAGGTGCAAATGGTACGCAGTCTTATAGTGTTAATTTGCAAATTCTAATTTTTATGACCGCCCTGAGCGTTTTGCCTGGATTACTGATGGCAGTAACCGCATTCACTCGAATTATCATCGTATTGTCAATTTTACGTCAGGCTATTGGCATGGCACAAACGCCTACTAATCAAATCCTGATTGGTATTGCTTTATTTATGACTTATTTTGTCATGTCTCCCGTCTTTAACAAAATTAATGATACGGCAATACAACCTTATATGGCTGACAAAATGAGCTTCCCTCAAGCCTTATCGAATGCTCAAATTCCGTTACGACAGTTTATGTTGAATCAAACGCGAAAAAATGATTTATCATTGTTTAAGCAATTTGCTAAAGATAACTCAGCTGCTCTAGCTGAAGTACCTATGAGCGTACTCATTCCAGCATTCATTACTAGCGAATTGAAAACAGCATTCCAAATTGGATTTATTCTATTTTTACCTTTTTTAGTTATTGATCTGGTAGTTTCTAGTGTTTTGATGGCAATGGGAATGATGATGTTATCTCCTTTAATTATTTCTTTGCCTTTTAAAATTATGCTGTTTGTGATGGTGGATGGCTGGACATTAGTCTTGGGATCACTTGCCTCAAGTTTTGCCATGGCCTAG
- the fliQ gene encoding flagellar biosynthesis protein FliQ: MNPESIGFLFSGCVNVILLLLAVLTVPGLVVGLIVAMFQAATQINESSLSFIPKLFVTFLVLVFAGPWLLKTLVNYTDSLITNIPYMIG, from the coding sequence ATGAACCCTGAATCTATAGGTTTTTTGTTTAGCGGATGTGTGAACGTCATTTTATTACTGTTAGCTGTGCTTACTGTACCCGGTTTAGTGGTTGGTTTAATTGTGGCAATGTTTCAAGCAGCAACTCAAATCAATGAGTCTAGCTTAAGTTTTATACCTAAATTGTTTGTTACTTTTTTAGTATTAGTATTTGCCGGTCCTTGGCTATTAAAGACTTTAGTTAATTATACTGATTCTTTAATTACCAATATCCCTTATATGATAGGTTAG